Proteins encoded together in one bacterium window:
- a CDS encoding sulfite exporter TauE/SafE family protein, whose translation MAWSLLATLVLLGLGGGFLSGLLGLGGAIFMIPLLLYVPPALGVGLLTMKQVAAVSMVQVLSASLTGVLVHNRNRFVSKQLLLVMGTMNAIGNLAGSLASKNVKSAFLLAIFATLAVIAAVVMFIPRRDQGADVPPEQVRFNKPLAAAVSLAIGSFGGMVGAPGAFLYIPVMIYLLNLPTRIVIGSTLGIVLLGAVTGTIGKMATGQIIWPYAIALVIGTIPGAQLGGKVSKKVNTRYLRLAIAVIIAITGVRMWFQVLSGH comes from the coding sequence CGGGTCTCCTCGGCCTCGGCGGGGCGATCTTCATGATCCCGCTGCTGCTCTACGTGCCGCCGGCGCTCGGCGTCGGCCTGCTGACGATGAAGCAGGTCGCCGCCGTCAGCATGGTGCAGGTCCTCTCGGCGTCGCTGACCGGGGTCCTCGTCCACAACAGGAACAGATTCGTCAGCAAGCAGCTCCTGCTCGTCATGGGCACCATGAACGCCATCGGCAATCTGGCGGGCTCACTGGCCTCGAAGAACGTGAAGAGCGCGTTTCTGCTGGCGATCTTCGCGACCCTGGCGGTCATCGCCGCGGTCGTGATGTTCATCCCCCGGCGCGACCAGGGCGCGGACGTCCCGCCGGAGCAGGTCCGGTTCAACAAGCCGCTCGCCGCGGCGGTCAGCCTGGCGATCGGCAGCTTCGGTGGCATGGTCGGCGCGCCCGGGGCGTTCCTCTACATCCCGGTGATGATCTACCTGCTGAACCTCCCGACCCGGATCGTGATCGGCAGCACGCTCGGCATCGTGCTGCTCGGCGCCGTCACGGGGACGATCGGGAAGATGGCGACCGGGCAGATCATCTGGCCCTACGCGATCGCCCTCGTGATCGGCACCATCCCCGGGGCGCAGCTCGGCGGGAAGGTCAGCAAGAAGGTCAACACCAGGTACCTGCGGCTGGCGATCGCCGTGATCATCGCGATCACCGGGGTGCGCATGTGGTTCCAGGTCTTGTCCGGACACTGA